From Camelus ferus isolate YT-003-E chromosome 18, BCGSAC_Cfer_1.0, whole genome shotgun sequence, one genomic window encodes:
- the SPN gene encoding leukosialin gives MAVLPQLQEELEQPGPSPVRYRVSWSQLLLMPVALEMTLLLFLFGSVWVQTVSPENITTSPMSESSTLSGSSTSNIHETTTFTSLTSHLTKVVDSTVHPTFPPSSTSDPASEFLSTLGTSPAASSDLAAPRLISSQELMTKNSSVLPEILEATSVPAHPVMDSSESHTVTDTIMATSSLETFSGTRGPSLITATSSLETSSGTRGPSVTTATSSLETSSGTREPITTATSSLETSSGTRGLSVTTAIIFLKPSMGTRGSTIFGEKIVTISSTSFPKLHPGTNVTLLVSVLLVALLVIIVLLCLLLLCVRWKKQRTGVLTLSRGGKRNGAGDAWAGRAQVSDEEAMIKTDGVSRADKGSGVPQGEGSDQRSTLTTFLNTQKSHQDSLPLEDLKAQSASSLNGEKEPLVGREDGAVEASVPDGPEARDVKAP, from the exons ATGGCGG TCTTGCCCCAGCTTCAGGAGGAGTTGgagcagcctggccccagccctgtgcGTTATCGAGTGAGCTG GTCCCAACTCCTGCTCATGCCTGTGGCCTTGGAAATgaccctccttctcttcctctttgggAGTGTCTGGGTCCAAACCGTGAGCCCAGAGAACATAACTACTTCGCCAATGTCTGAATCCAGCACGTTATCTGGTTCTTCGACCTCAAATATCCATGAGACCACAACATTCACCTCATTGACATCCCATCTTACAAAGGTGGTTGACAGCACTGTGCACCCGACCTTCCCACCTTCCTCAACTTCTGATCCAGCCAGTGAGTTTTTATCCACTCTTGGGACTTCCCCTGCTGCCAGCAGTGACCTTGCTGCACCGAGGTTAATAAGCTCCCAGGAGCTTATGACCAAGAATTCATCGGTGCTCCCGGAAATCTTGGAAGCAACCAGTGTGCCTGCCCACCCAGTAATGGACTCTTCAGAATCCCACACTGTCACTGATACAATCATGGCAACTAGCTCTCTGGAGACCTTCAGTGGGACCAGGGGACCCTCTCTGATCACGGCAACTAGCTCTCTGGAGACCTCCAGTGGGACCAGGGGACCCTCTGTGACCACGGCAACTAGCTCTCTGGAGACCTCCAGTGGGACCAGGGAACCCATCACCACGGCAACTAGCTCTCTGGAGACCTCCAGTGGGACCAGGGGACTCTCTGTCACCACGGCAATTATCTTTCTGAAGCCCTCCATGGGGACCCGTGGCTCCaccatctttggggaaaaaatagtcaCCATAAGCAGTACATCCTTCCCCAAATTACATCCGGGGACAAATGTCACCCTGCTGGTGAGTGTGCTGCTGGTGGCCCTACTGGTGATCATTGTCCTCCTGTGCCTACTCCTGCTATGTGTCCGATGGAAGAAGCAGAGGACAGGAGTCCTGACACTAAGCAGGGGTGGGAAGCGCAACGGGGCAGGAGATGCCTGGGCTGGGCGAGCACAAGTGTCTGACGAGGAGGCCATGATAAAAACAGACGGAGTGTCTAGGGCTGACAAGGGCTCCGGGGTCCCCCAGGGAGAGGGGTCCGACCAGCGGTCTACACTCACCACTTTCTTGAATACACAGAAGTCTCATCAGGACTCCCTGCCGTTGGAGGATCTAAAAGCCCAGTCAGCCTCCAGCCTAAATGGGGAGAAAGAGCCACTGGTGGGCAGAGAGGACGGGGCTGTGGAAGCCTCTGTTCCTGATGGGCCAGAAGCGAGAGATGTGAAGGCCCCTTAG